Proteins encoded together in one Atribacterota bacterium window:
- a CDS encoding GNAT family N-acetyltransferase codes for MKKVEYHFTVASEIPEEPYSELLALHRLCFGQYQGVLPFDESILRWYIQRPGLGLEHTLVMLHGDTIISSLFLTLSAFVVEGTLLPVGIIDTVMTHPLYRGKGLATKLMQEAEAMMRACDCWFGYLYTVPETRQFGLYQNLGYRDFQRVFHLEKEGQAPKIEVTPFPQEEVRQFLNETLVRYNGFIPFDEALWKWRKVERPAGIPAQVFVHRDSRGKIQGTITLAWGKIVTATGEEEVVYLSDWAGVSKEGKERLLHVALSAAGNAKVDLLCPVSNLEEWAILQENGFQPTLAESAMLFPLRKEAQTVLQKALSKNWYPLIESVVGV; via the coding sequence GTGAAGAAAGTGGAATACCACTTCACGGTCGCCAGCGAAATCCCAGAGGAGCCCTATTCAGAGCTTCTTGCTCTACACCGTCTCTGTTTTGGACAGTACCAGGGGGTACTCCCCTTTGACGAATCCATCCTTCGCTGGTACATCCAGAGACCAGGCTTGGGCCTAGAACATACCCTGGTGATGCTCCACGGGGATACCATCATCTCCAGCCTCTTTCTGACTCTGAGCGCTTTTGTCGTTGAGGGAACACTCCTCCCGGTGGGAATTATCGACACGGTGATGACCCACCCTCTCTATCGGGGAAAGGGTTTGGCCACAAAACTTATGCAAGAAGCCGAAGCCATGATGCGGGCTTGCGATTGCTGGTTCGGGTACCTCTACACGGTGCCTGAAACCAGACAGTTCGGGCTTTACCAGAACTTAGGATACCGAGATTTCCAGAGGGTTTTTCACTTGGAAAAAGAAGGCCAAGCTCCTAAAATAGAGGTCACTCCTTTTCCCCAGGAAGAAGTACGACAATTCCTCAACGAAACCCTGGTCCGGTACAATGGTTTTATCCCCTTCGACGAAGCCCTCTGGAAGTGGCGGAAGGTGGAGCGTCCAGCAGGGATTCCAGCCCAAGTCTTTGTACACCGGGATTCCCGAGGGAAAATCCAAGGAACGATCACGCTGGCCTGGGGAAAAATCGTAACCGCTACTGGGGAAGAAGAGGTAGTCTACCTGAGTGACTGGGCAGGGGTATCAAAAGAGGGAAAAGAGAGGCTCCTTCACGTCGCCCTTTCTGCGGCGGGAAATGCCAAAGTGGACCTCCTCTGCCCGGTTTCCAATCTCGAAGAATGGGCGATCCTGCAGGAAAATGGTTTCCAGCCCACCCTGGCTGAATCGGCCATGCTTTTTCCTCTCCGGAAGGAGGCCCAAACCGTGTTGCAGAAAGCCCTCTCCAAAAACTGGTACCCACTGATCGAATCGGTGGTTGGAGTATAG